From a single Couchioplanes caeruleus genomic region:
- a CDS encoding NAD(P)H-quinone oxidoreductase produces the protein MHAITIEKPGGPEALVWARVPDPEPGPGEVVVEVTAAAVNRADVMQRQGHYPPPPGAPPYPGLECSGVIAASAPDVTGHHVGERVCALLAGGGYAERVAVPAGQLLPVPQGMSLQEAAALPEVACTVWSNVVDIARLRKDQTLLVHGGGGGIGTFAIQLGKALGATVIVTAREAKHEQLLALGADLAVDYTTGDFVQATRDFTEGHGADVILDIIGAKYLARNIEALATDGHIVTIGMQGGRKGELDFGALMAKRGSVAATTLRARPARDKSRIVRGVRDQVWPLVDAGAIRPIIDRTLPMRNAADAHRLMEASDHIGKIVLLP, from the coding sequence ATGCACGCCATCACGATCGAGAAGCCGGGCGGACCCGAGGCGCTCGTCTGGGCCCGGGTCCCGGATCCCGAGCCGGGTCCCGGGGAGGTCGTCGTCGAGGTCACGGCCGCGGCCGTCAACCGCGCCGACGTGATGCAACGACAGGGCCACTACCCGCCGCCGCCCGGCGCCCCGCCGTACCCGGGCCTGGAATGCTCCGGCGTGATCGCCGCGTCCGCGCCCGACGTGACCGGCCACCACGTGGGTGAGCGGGTCTGCGCCCTGCTGGCGGGCGGCGGCTACGCCGAGCGCGTCGCCGTGCCGGCCGGTCAGCTGCTCCCGGTGCCGCAGGGCATGTCGCTGCAGGAGGCGGCGGCGTTGCCCGAGGTGGCCTGCACGGTCTGGTCCAACGTCGTGGACATCGCCCGCCTCCGCAAGGACCAGACGCTGCTCGTGCACGGCGGTGGTGGCGGCATCGGCACCTTCGCGATCCAGCTCGGCAAGGCACTCGGCGCCACGGTGATCGTGACCGCCCGCGAGGCGAAACACGAGCAGCTTTTGGCGCTCGGCGCCGACCTCGCCGTCGACTACACCACCGGCGACTTCGTCCAGGCGACCCGCGACTTCACGGAAGGCCACGGCGCCGACGTCATCCTCGACATCATCGGCGCGAAATACCTGGCCCGGAACATCGAGGCGCTCGCCACGGACGGCCACATCGTCACGATCGGCATGCAGGGCGGCCGCAAGGGCGAGCTGGACTTCGGCGCCCTGATGGCAAAACGCGGCTCGGTGGCCGCGACGACGCTGCGCGCCCGCCCGGCCCGCGACAAGTCCCGCATCGTCCGCGGAGTGCGCGACCAGGTGTGGCCGCTCGTGGACGCGGGCGCCATCCGCCCCATCATCGACCGCACCCTTCCGATGCGCAACGCCGCGGACGCCCACCGCCTGATGGAGGCGAGTGACCACATCGGCAAAATCGTCCTGCTCCCGTGA
- the soxR gene encoding redox-sensitive transcriptional activator SoxR, with translation MELTVGQLAARSGVSVSALHFFERQGLITSTRTAGNQRRYRRDALRRVAFIRIAQRVGIPLKDVAAVLAVLPESRTPTREDWARVSACWQAELVRRMRHLQQLRDDFTGCVGCGCMSIDRCPLINPGDELGRLGAGPRRLIGD, from the coding sequence ATGGAGCTCACGGTCGGCCAGCTCGCGGCCCGCAGCGGCGTGTCGGTGTCCGCGCTGCACTTCTTCGAGCGGCAGGGCCTCATCACGAGTACGCGCACCGCCGGCAACCAGCGCCGCTATCGTCGCGACGCGCTGCGCCGGGTGGCGTTCATCCGGATCGCCCAGCGGGTCGGCATTCCGCTCAAGGACGTGGCGGCGGTTCTCGCCGTGCTGCCGGAGAGCCGCACCCCGACGCGGGAGGACTGGGCCAGGGTGTCGGCATGCTGGCAGGCCGAACTCGTCCGGCGGATGCGCCACCTGCAGCAACTGCGCGACGACTTCACCGGCTGCGTGGGCTGCGGCTGCATGTCGATCGACCGCTGCCCACTGATCAACCCGGGCGACGAATTGGGCCGACTGGGTGCGGGTCCGCGCCGCTTGATCGGTGACTGA
- a CDS encoding NADPH-dependent FMN reductase — protein MDTTPLRVAVIVGSTREGRFGPTVAAWIAGLISRRSDLKADLIDPAATTPTARVPAEDRTVTEALGLADAFVVVTPEYNHSYPAPLKALIDGHFGEWRAKPIAFVSYGGLSGGLRAVEHLRPVFAELHAVTVRDTVSFHGARQCFGGDGLPVDPGSTVAAERMLDGLTWWGNSLRDARVLRPYPMGA, from the coding sequence ATGGACACCACGCCGCTTCGCGTCGCAGTCATCGTCGGCAGCACCCGGGAGGGCCGGTTCGGGCCCACCGTCGCCGCCTGGATCGCCGGCCTGATCAGCCGGCGATCCGACCTGAAAGCCGACCTCATCGACCCGGCCGCGACCACCCCCACCGCCCGCGTCCCGGCCGAGGACCGGACCGTGACTGAGGCGCTCGGGCTGGCCGACGCGTTCGTCGTCGTCACGCCCGAGTACAACCACAGCTATCCCGCGCCGCTGAAGGCGCTCATCGACGGTCACTTCGGCGAGTGGCGGGCCAAGCCGATCGCCTTCGTCTCGTACGGCGGGTTGTCCGGCGGCCTGCGCGCGGTCGAACACCTGCGCCCCGTTTTCGCCGAACTGCATGCCGTCACCGTGCGGGACACCGTCAGCTTCCACGGCGCCCGGCAGTGCTTCGGCGGGGACGGGCTTCCCGTCGACCCGGGCAGCACCGTCGCGGCGGAGCGGATGCTCGATGGGCTCACCTGGTGGGGGAACTCCTTGAGGGACGCCCGCGTGCTGCGCCCGTACCCGATGGGAGCGTGA
- a CDS encoding antibiotic biosynthesis monooxygenase encodes MKVQISDRIPDPARDEARFVLSGEWQARDREASAVVDAWRAEPWPEGLLSYSIYRDADGGLVRDYSQWTDRPSNRDLPGIVRHDQTEYQLYRGSRKPGTPGAVVVVRVDTDGADLSRTWVDAVFDALAHDRHLPAGGIGAFFHVSTDGTRVLNYAEWESAEAHRRAVAATGRGISNGPLWDKVQTMPGVRPRSVTRFHLYATLTP; translated from the coding sequence GTGAAAGTGCAGATCAGTGACCGGATTCCGGACCCTGCGCGAGACGAGGCTCGGTTTGTGCTCTCGGGCGAGTGGCAGGCGCGCGACAGGGAGGCGTCGGCGGTGGTCGATGCCTGGAGGGCTGAGCCATGGCCGGAGGGCCTGCTCTCGTATTCGATCTACCGTGATGCCGATGGCGGCCTCGTCCGGGACTACTCACAGTGGACCGACCGGCCGTCGAACCGTGATCTGCCCGGCATCGTCCGCCACGATCAGACGGAATATCAGCTGTATCGCGGCTCGCGAAAACCCGGCACGCCCGGCGCGGTCGTCGTCGTGCGCGTCGATACGGACGGTGCCGACCTCTCCCGCACCTGGGTCGATGCGGTCTTCGATGCGCTGGCCCACGACCGGCATCTGCCCGCAGGTGGCATCGGCGCGTTCTTCCACGTCAGCACGGACGGCACGCGGGTGCTCAACTACGCGGAGTGGGAGAGCGCGGAGGCCCACCGCCGGGCCGTCGCGGCGACCGGCCGCGGCATTTCGAACGGTCCGTTGTGGGACAAGGTCCAGACGATGCCGGGGGTACGCCCGCGGAGCGTCACCCGTTTCCACCTGTACGCGACCCTGACTCCTTGA
- the lipB gene encoding lipoyl(octanoyl) transferase LipB, whose amino-acid sequence MERVDLGEVPYEDAMRRMAGWVEERRSGAAPDRLFLLSHPPVITYGHTTPVTDLPGALSRIPAVPADRGGHATYHGPGQLVGYLVLNLRERGPGDVVRWLENDLVAALHDLGFETVRRDTPKGSPSLVGVWTPDGRKLVSIGMRIRGGVTSHGFALNIDPDLSVFDSFVACSLTDVAMTSLRQLATQQGIPMPDEAAVRDAVALHLVKESGSRTGGNG is encoded by the coding sequence ATGGAACGAGTCGACCTGGGTGAGGTCCCGTACGAGGACGCGATGCGACGGATGGCCGGCTGGGTCGAGGAGCGCCGGTCCGGGGCCGCGCCGGACCGGCTCTTCCTGCTCAGCCACCCGCCGGTGATCACGTACGGGCACACGACACCCGTCACCGACCTGCCCGGCGCCCTGTCCCGCATCCCGGCGGTCCCGGCCGACCGCGGCGGTCACGCGACGTACCACGGCCCCGGCCAGCTCGTCGGCTACCTGGTGCTCAACCTGCGCGAACGCGGCCCCGGCGACGTGGTGCGGTGGCTGGAGAACGACCTGGTCGCGGCGCTGCACGACCTCGGCTTCGAGACCGTGCGCCGGGACACGCCGAAGGGGTCACCCAGCCTCGTCGGCGTCTGGACCCCGGACGGCCGCAAGCTCGTCTCCATCGGCATGCGCATCCGCGGCGGCGTGACCAGCCACGGCTTCGCCCTCAACATCGACCCGGACCTGTCGGTGTTCGACTCGTTCGTCGCGTGCAGCCTCACCGACGTGGCGATGACGTCGCTGCGCCAGCTCGCCACGCAGCAGGGCATCCCCATGCCCGATGAGGCCGCGGTCCGCGACGCCGTCGCGCTCCACCTCGTCAAGGAGTCAGGGTCGCGTACAGGTGGAAACGGGTGA